The sequence AagttgtgctggagctctgtgttttgtggtgattgacaggtctgtAGGGTTTACGCCTCACATTTAGTACCTATTAGGCTCAGTTTGTAACAGGTGCGAGCAGAGACTAAAaaagaacccggttccaggaccagattttgctaatggaaaagcagagtcgagtaggttccatgcagtggaaaagcgccgcAGATGTCTTCATACCTTTGAACATTTCATATATGATCTGTGCAATTTATTCTTTGCTCATGTTGTTCTGTGACAGACTGGAAATTTTCCCCAAATATTTACTCTTAATTTTTGATTTGGCAAGTTTATAATCGAGGATGTTAGAGAGCACTCCTTTACCAGCTTCCACCAAAGGCAAAAAAATCTCCTTGAAAGAGCTCTGAGACTTAACTTGCTCTTTCTTAAGCTGCTCTATCTCCAGCCCCATCAGCTCCGCCTtatctttgtagtttttctccAGGAGCACTTTCTGTTCACACAGTTTACTCTCCACAGCTTTCTCCAactcttcctgctgctgacGCCTCTCCTCCTGGAACTTCCTCTCCATCTGCTGCATTCTTTCCTGATTACTCTCTTTCTCCACCTTCATCACTCGCTCCATCTCCCTCTGCTTCTCCTCCGCCGCTTTCTGCTTCTGCTCAATCAGcgctgctctctccctctcctctggGAATTGAGAAGGAGAAGGAAGTGGAGGAACAGGAAAAGTAAAAGGACAACCCAGTTACCAAGCGTTCTTCCAAACGCAGTTacacatttccaccagagaggGCTCCAAACCCCCAAGCGGTACACAGTGCAGCTTTAATAACAAAGTCACTATGCACTATATGAACTTTTTGAAGATGATTTAGATTTCTTAACTCTACAGATTCTGTCCCCCACTCGTGGTGGACTAACATTTCCAGTTTACCTTCTATCTTTCTCTCGTTCTCAGTCAGTTTGTTGTCAGTTTGGAGGATTGCGTTTGCTTCAACATTCCATTGTTTCAAAAACTCCTCCAACACGTGCTCGGCCTAAAGgcacaaaaacacagtaaaactaGTAACTGCTTAGAAGAATTCTACTAggtttttaaatgatgtagtgaaTCCTGCTGAACCCTAACTCTTTACTAGAGGTGATTAAAAAATTTAGCTGCGTTAATCACAATGGTattctgtgattaatcataattaagttaaaatgctagtttttgagtgtgtgtctttgtaggTTACTCCTCACTTGAACCCCTTtgttggggtgtgtgttgtACTCTCTGAtgatgttctccctgtgtgtgcagtAGAGACTGTATCCTCCAGGTGTGGTGTAGTCTCCCCTCTGCACAGCTTCACTCAACCCTGAATAGAGCTGACTCAGGAGAACTCGACACTTTGTCTCTGAGCTCTTCGTGTTCTCCTCCAGAAGCTCGGTATAGCGTTCATCTACTGACTCCtgagaactcacacacacacacacacacacacacaaacacaaccagaaCAGATTCAGTCTCTGGGACTATTCCTCCATTCTTCCAAAAGATATTTTCTTGGTGAAAGGTGACAGAAAGCTCTTCATTTCAAAGATCTCTCTGGTATTTTAGGGTGTGCTCAGACTTGTATATTTTGGCTCCCTTGATACATTGTTACATTTAATCCTGGTTTGGTTCAAGTTCACACTTTTACAATCGAATAAAAGCAGGTAAATAAATGACATCAGTCGTGAGCTGGGCTTAATTCACTTAtcagggttgtgtgtgtttacctcacAGTATTTTACCCAATGGAAACACAGCAAGGGGCAAAACAGACAAAGGAACccaaaaagcacaaaccaaataatgtaaacaacagAGAGAAGACGTTAGGAGCTTGGTCCTCGgctcattgtttgtttttatcgtACTCTGTTCTGCTCTGTTACATCTTGGGACGtcaaacactgtgattttggTTCCTCTAGACGCCTTAAATACTCACAGAGAGTTCCCTGAGATATTCTCCATGTTGATCTTTAAAGGAGCGCTTCATAAACTCAGTGGTCGCCAGGTTACTGAACTTCTGATGTTCAGCAGAAATCTCATCAACACTCACAGGAAACTTGCTCCTCACCTGGAACACAGCATAGACTTAGAATCTTCAAAACATTAAACAGAAGAAAGAATTTAGAGAGTAAATGCCTCAAAGGTGAGGTGAACCTGCTCCATTCCCCGTTCATACACTTCCATCCCCTGCTGAACTGCCGCCTGGTTCTCGATCTGCGACATCACCACCACAGCGTTCTCCAGACACGGAACACTGTTCCCAGAGATCATGTCCACATACACACGCACCAGATGACCcagcactgacacacacacacacacactataaatacATATGCACACAGACAGATAAAGGTGTTACAGAGCTATAGGTTTATAAACTGAATAAACACTCACTCCTCCCAGTGACTCTGTGTCCTCCTTTCACTGTTTTCACTTTACTTTCTTTAAAAACGTAGTCACAGAATCGCCGAGTGACCGTCAGAAAGTCGGGCCACAGCTCACTCTCGTCCAGACTCTCCAGATGAGACATTTTATCCTGGGTCGCCGGCAGTGGGAACACAAAGCACTTCCTGGAGGGGAAGTAGTTGCGAATGCACTCTCGTGGAAGATTGTAGTCGCTTATTTTCTTCCCTATGCCTGCCgtagaaaaggagaaagaaagttCATATTGTTCCTCCTTTAGACTGAAGGTTTTAACAATGGATATTTACATGTAAACCCAAGAACCAATAGAAGATCAAAACAACAGAATTATATTCATATTAGTGCCAATCACGTGTCAGTAAATTTAAAATGCTAATACGTGCTAATGTATATTTGAGAGTTCCGATGACGCTTGTAGGAGGTGAGCTCAGAAGTTTTTTGTGGAGCAGTTcaggaaaaataataaacacctgcctttaaaaacatgatcgaaagcattttttttgttttataaatgacTTATTGTAGTTTTAAACATGCCTAACCTTTCTTGAGCTGAAGAGCAAAGTCCAGATACTGGTCCTCCGTGACCCGGCCCTTCTTCTCAATCTCCAGCTCCAGAATAAAGTCCCTCACCGTCCAGATGAACTTTGGGAAAAACTGCACAAACTGAGAGCTTTCAGGCTCCTCTTCGTCCTCctcagctgctgctgctgaaggaGAATTGATCCTGATGTGATCCGCCAGCTCTGTCACAAAGCTACCATTCGCTGAGGAATTAAATTGTGTGTAAAAATGATGCTCGGTTTAGTTGAGTGTTcctaaagcaacactaggtaaaatttaGGTCTTTAGCCCCATACTGTATATCATATTACACTGCTGATTTCCTCTCCTTTTCCacaaattacatagtgcagtttctgcagtgctgagcccagagtaacaaAGTCAGAAGTTCTATTCTcattattacagctcagtgaagcatcacagtgattttgaagctgtaattttaaggtaaatttattatgtagtgttcctttaaatgctttatatatttttaaattaaggaTGTAAAGTGTTAAAGTGCAGTGTGTGATGAAGAGGATACTGCAGGTTCTCGACTGCCGTGTTGTCAATGGTTCCGCGGCTGTTGTAAATCAAAGTGCTGCTGAGGAGAACGGCCAGACAGAAGACCCACGCATCGTTCTTGGAGTCTCcctgcagtgaacacacacacacacacacagcattagcACAGGTATCCTGCGCATGTCTTCAGTAAAGTGCAGTGGTTGTGCTGCTGTCCTCACCTTGTCCACGTCCCCCAGTCCCTCAGTGTCCAGCAGGACCAGAGTGTGTCCAGGTTTAGAAGGGTGTGGCACACACCACATCCAGATCCCTTTAGTCTTCGACTCGATGGTGCTGCCCAGAGCAAagcctcaacacacacacacacacacactcaataatCCATTTAATATTTCATCAGCTGACAACAacataaatacaacaacaaaatattcaCAGTGGACCTCAGGGGCATTACCTGCTTACATAAAGTAAGCTCAGGTTTGTGTAAAGTTGTGTGAtcctctcaggtgtgtttaaaggtgtgtgatcctctcaggtgtgtttaaagtgtgtgatcctctcaggtgtgtttaaaggtgtgtgatcctctcaggtgtgtttaaagtgtgtgatcctctcaggtgtgtttaaaatgtgtgatcctctcaggtgtgtttaaaagtgtgtgatcctctcaggtgtgtttaaaatgtgtgatcctctcaggtgtgtttaaagtgtatgatcctctcaggtgtgtttaaaagtgtgtgatcctctcaggtgtgtttaaaatgtgtgatcctctcaggtgtgtttaaaagtgtgtgatcctctcaggtgtgtttaaaatgtgtgatcctctcaggtgtgtttaaaagtgtgtgatcctctcaggtgtgtttaaaatgtgtgatcctctcaggtgtgtttaaagtgtatgatcctctcaggtgtgtttaaagtgtgtgatcctctcaggtgtgtttaaagtgtgtgatcctctcaggtgtgtttaaaatgtgtgatcctctcaggtgtgtttaaaatgtgtgatcctctcaggtgtgtttaaaagtgtgtgatcctctcaggtgtgtttaaaatgtgtgatcctctcaggtgtgtttaaaatgtgtgatcctctcaggtgtgtttaaagtgtgtgatcctctcaggtgtgtttaaaagtgtgtgatcctctcaggtgtgtttaaaaGTGTGTGATCCTCTCAGGTGTTTAACGTGTGTGATCCTCTCAGGTGTTTAACGTGTGTGAtcctctcaggtgtgtttaaagtgtgtgatcctctcaggtgtgtttaaaagtgtgtgatcctctcaggtgtgtttaaaaGTGTGTGATCCTCTCAGGTGTTTAACGTGTGTGAtcctctcaggtgtgtttaaaatgtgtgatcctctcaggtgtgtttaaaagtgtgtgatcctctcaggtgtgtttaaaatgtgtgatcctctcaggtgtgtttaaaatgtgtgatcctctcaggtgtgtttaaagtgtatgatcctctcaggtgtgtttaaagtgtgtgatcctctcaggtgtgtttaaagtgtgtgatcctctcaggtgtgtttaaaagtgtgtgatcctctcaggtgtgtttaaaaGTGTGTGATCCTCTCAGGTGTTTAACGTGTGTGATCCTCTCAGGTGTTTAACGTGTGTGAtcctctcaggtgtgtttaaaagtgtgtgatcctctcaggtgtgtttaaaaGTGTGTGATCCTCTCAGGTGTTTAACGTGTGTGAtcctctcaggtgtgtttaaaatgtgtgatcctctcaggtgtgtttaaaagtgtgtgatcctctcaggtgtgtttaaaatgtgtgatcctctcaggtgtgtttaaaatgtgtgatcctctcaggtgtgtttaaagtgtatgatcctctcaggtgtgtttaaagtgtgtgatcctctcaggtgtgtttaaagtgtgtgatcctctcaggtgtgtttaaaagtgtgtgatcctctcaggtgtgtttaaaaGTGTGTGATCCTCTCAGGTGTTTAACGTGTGTGATCCTCTCAGGTGTTTAACGTGTGTGAtcctctcaggtgtgtttaaaaGTGTGTGATCCTCTCAGGTGTTTAACGTGTGTGAtcctctcaggtgtgtttaaaatgtgtgatcctctcaggtgtgtttaaagtgtgtgatcctctcaggtgtgtttaaaaGTGTGTGATCCTCTCAGGTGTTTAACGTGTGTGAtcctctcaggtgtgtttaaagtgtgtgatcctctcaggtgtgtttaaaaGTGTGTGATCCTCTCAGGTGTTTAACGTGTGTGAtcctctcaggtgtgtttaaaatgtgtgatcctctcaggtgtgtttaaagtgtgtgatcctctcaggtgtgtttaaaagtgtgtgatcctctcaggtgtgtttaaagtgtgtgatcctctcaggtgtgtttaaaagtgtgtgatcctctcaggtgtgtttaaaatgtgtgatCCTCTCAGGTGTTTAACGTGTGTGAtcctctcaggtgtgtttaaacTGTATGATAATCTCAGGTGTGCTACCTGTGTGTTTTCCAGCCAGTTGGTTCATGAGGTAAGATTTCCCAGTGCGATAGAGGCCCACCACAGACACCACCACTACCGGGTCAGTGATGTCATTCAGGTACTGAGCTCCTTCACCGAGACACAGAGAACCATCCACAttctccaccaaacacacaGGTTCCTCCATAGCTTCTTACACAGTTCACAGTCTGGAGAGAATACTACGCAAGTCATTATACACATAAAGCATAGTGGGTGCTGAtgttaaagggacactaggtaatgtttttaccttaaaattacagcttcaaaatcactatgatgcttcactgagctgtaataaggtgttgttgctattctgggctcagcacggcagacactgcactatgtaacatttggaggagggtagaaacaacatccccccccccccccccccccacacacacacacacacacatgcattgatgtcagtacagtgctgttaaaTTGAGTTTCACTAGAGGGAGCCCTGGGAGCAACCAGGcctaatcttacctagtgttcctttaaatcatcTCAGTTCATTTGATATATTTAAATAGTGATTATACACACTGTGTCCACAAGCGTTTGTACATACATTTGTACGTCGTATTTGTTTACAGCAAATATACTAGCCCTGAGAGCAAGGAGGCGGCgaaccactgttgacccactgagggcaaagttggaggtccactagtgttttacacagagtattctgggcggaccactgctgattaaacagaattttagacaaaatgccacatttttagcacttttccattcacagtccaatttacatttttccccttcattaggttctttttgttattctttataaataagattagtaaataatttaaatcagcacagtgtcaacattgttatcatttaaccattttacactcattattatatctctcagagttgttggtaatatctgtattagtgtgttttccagaataaaagtctctgtgagtgtaaaatctgtgtgaggagattataaatgagttctatccggtacaggacagtaatctgagtggaccagcagtggtcaaGGTAGGCATACTCACGGTAGGTCGCGtgaaacctctctctctctctgtcagacaCGGAGACACAAAAATATGAGACAGTCGAGtcctgaaaatatgaaaatatccACACAGCAGACCCTCCCGCGCGTGCGTGGATCCGCCCTGCTCGTGCAGAAGAACTTAGCATAAAACGGGGGCTTTCCGGGAAATCAGGGCGTTCAACACCGGCGTTACACCCAACAACGACCACAACTACACAGCTATAACAACACAATTACACAAATACAACAACGACCACAAAGACACGGTCCCCGCTCACAGCGAAGGTATTTTATTAGCAATGTTCAAGAAAATTAGCGTGAGGCCTCACCAGCCGCGTAGAGGCTGTTTctgcaataaacaaaagcaaataACCGATTAATCAACGGAGATATTGGTGAGCGGctgtccacaaatatttgaCCATTAAGTGTGTCGCTGTGTCATGGTGGAGGCAGCTTTCGCTTTCGGTTTCGctttagaaagagagagagagataaagaggaggagagagagagctgaagagggggagagagagagtttatgtGAAAGCTCGTGTTGTGGAGAAACGACCGTTAAACTGCTCTGCACATTTACACGAGACCAACGCCTTCCTCCTGAAGACAATAGCCAAGGTAAGACGGCATTAAactcagtaataataataataacaataataatgctTATAACAGAGGGTTCGTGGTGAAATGTATGGAGACAGAGATATAACCGATAGAGAATGTGTCGTGTGTGGTTCTGTGTAGCACCCAGAAAGGGTTCTGCTTTTGTAACAGGATGGACACAGTAACAGTAACATTTCACCCGGCGCATGGTTCCAGTTTAAACACAGATTTTACTGAAGAACCACTGAAAAAGCCTCTAGTTTATTAGACCTTTACCTTCTCACATTCCCACACCACTGCAGTGTGTATTGGAGCTGTATGGGATTAAGGTTTTTTGGATCACGcttaacattaaataaagccacaacattaaagtccCTCTTTATTGATGCTGAAAAACATGATGGAAATGCCCTTAAGATAAAAATACAGTTATTCATGCGGTAAACAACCAGCTGTAGTTGTTTATTCCCCAGTAGGACCCTATTTTTACCTTTCTCTGTtactgttaatgctgaaggatgtgtgtgtgtggggggggggttaggcTTTTACACAAGTTTTAAATTCAGTTTCTGCTTTAAACATAACACACCTCCTGTAAAGCTCTCACTAATATATTATCCTTTATTTGATGTTGTTCATATTGCAGTCCAACATCGTGttgtttttaaagctgtgtaCATCACACACTAATTCCCTGGAAAATCCAAAACACTTGGGAAACATTGCAGACACATAACACTCTTCTCTGAACTTGTGGTGCGGGTTTTGAGGAATCAGGAAGCAGTGAAGATAACAATTTTTCAATTAAGaatacacacactcccagagtgTCTCTGGGAGCAGCATCGAACCAGTCGTTATGAGCCTGAAGACTCTGAATACTAGGATCCACTGTTGTGCTGAGACGCTGGGTTGTGATGGGGTGTGAAAACAGGATGCAGACAAGAGTGGTTCGGTTATTGTCCACTGTGACACAAACAGAAAGCAAGGTGTGGAAACACAGGGACTAGGCACGGCTACAGGGAAATGAGACAAGGTTAAAAATGATAACAACCAGAGACTAAGAGCTAGAAACAAAGATTAACTCCACCATAACTCACGTTAAAAAGTGCCGAGCCAAAGACAAGtcactgtgttgtgtttggatTGTGATCAGATGTCCAGTGAGATGAAAGAGCCCATATGTCTGATCAGCAACGACTCCGAGGGACGCCTCTGTGTCCAGGACGATGCGAAAGCTGTTCTGGATAAGATCACACAGccggtggtggtggtgagtgtGGTGGGACTCTACCGCACAGGGAAGTCTTACCTCATGAACCGCCTCGCTGGACAACAGACTGGTAAGATCACGTTTTTATGAAAGTATTTGAGTTCCTCTTTGTGAATATTTGTCCCAATCAATAGTTTGAGATCCTCTTACAATACGCGATTAAAGAGAAATGCTGCAGTGAAATCACACACTGTTGTTTAATGAAGATTAGGTACACAATAGAGTACTGTACTCCATCTATATCAGCAACAGCTTGTGCAAAGAAACATCCACAATGATGCAGCACCACCTAGTGGATTAGTGGATTGATTAACATCCAAACAGGGTTTAGAAACCTTTGCTCCAGTATGCTTAGAATTTCATGTGCGGAGTGGATTCAAACAAAGGAAATGCTGGGtctaaacaaacacacgcactcacacagacacacgcaagcacacacacacacacacacacagtttggaATTTATTGACCTCTGCTCATATTTCTCTCTGGTCCATGAACATGAGTGTTTATAATAatctataatataatattaaatacatcTGTACCATGTCATGTGTTTGTAATTACAGTGTTTCCATAGATATGtgatgttttctgtgtgtgtgtgtgtgtgtgtgtgttgaggctTTGCTCTGGGCAGCACCATCGAGTCGAAGACTAAAGGGATCTGGATGTGGTGTGTGCCACACCCTTCTAAACCTGGACACACTCTGGTCCTGCTGGACACTGAGGGACTGGGGGACGTGGACAAGGTGAGGACAGCAGCACAATGGCAGCACATTTTTacggttgttttatttcatttagttAATGTTTTGATGTTCTTTGCACTGAATGGACACAGAGGTAGTTTAGTGAATGTATGATGCCACCAAAGTACAAGGGGGAGGAGTTAAATGcaacattttaaagcaaataataaatcctcccacaatgtatttatttattacacataAACCCTATATGGTATTTTGCTGAGGACAGCAGTTGTTCGCAGTGTGGTGTTGTTTTATGGTTGGTGTGGTACAGTGGTAACACCATTGGGTCCCTGGTGAGAGACCTGGGTGCGAATCCCGGCCTGGGGAACCAGTCTGTGCTGCACCAGTATCCAGAGTCCTTGGGCAATgtatgccataaatgtaaatgtattgtgattattttcagggCGATGAAAAGCACGACACCTGGATCTTCTGCCTCGCTGTCCTCCTCAGCAGCACACTGGTCTACAACAGCCTTGGAGTTATCGACAACCATGCCCTGGAGAAACTGCAGTATCCTTCACTCTCGCTGTACCGTTTATATTAGTCAGAATATCCTTTGTAAGGGGGTTTCTCAAATCGTTCAGCTCTACTCCCAGAAGCATTGATCTTCCTGAACAGTGCCCCCTACAGCTACGTTACGGAACTGACTGAGAATATTCGTGTGAAGGCCCATGGCAGCGACGAGGATGACGCAGCTGAGTTCATGCGTGTGTTTCCCACATTTATTTGGGCAGTGAGGGATTTCACTCTACAGCTGATTAAAGATGGACAGGACATTACCGCTGACCAGTACCTGGAGGGAGCTTTGCAGCTCAAACCTGGTACGAAACTCTAAATACCACCTAAAGTTTCAGCACATCTGTTCACCCTGCATTTCTCCTGAAGTGACAGGCATCATACTGTGTACATTTCACAGCAGATGACCTGTGGTATGGAGGAATGATGATGAAGACCATTGAACTtgcatttaaacattatttttaggTACGTTTATGGAGTCTAAGACACTTGTAAATTAAGGcctttttcctgttttcttCATCTCCAGGTCATTCCAAGCAGATAGAGCAGTACAATCTGCCCAGGCGGTGTTTGCGGAGCTTCTTTGCAGAGCGACGGTGTTTTGTTTTCCCGAGGCCAGCaaaagacagtgacctgaggaggaTGGAGGAGCTGACGGAGGATGATCTGGATCTTACCTTTCGAGAGCAGGCTGAAGTCTTCTGCTCCTACATCTTCACCAACTCCAAACCCAAAACCGTTACCGGGGGACGAACTCTCACAGGAGCGGGTCAGTACAGACTCACCTGGCAAAGGCCTTCACTCTATACAGCCTTAATTCAATTTCCCCCAACCACTATCCAGCCTCTCCTTATTTCTCACaattaaaagtgtttttgttaCTGCACGTTTAACACTGACCTACaccagtcagccataacattaaagccacttcTTTGTTTCTGCTCTAATTGTTAGACTGtaattaatattgagagttttaaaaacaggcACAGAATTTAGAAGCATGAAACTTTTTGAAATGAAGGAAAGACCACTTAAAACAAAAGCAAGAATATtttggagcctacctggaatcattgggtgcaaggcaggaacacaccctgtagggggcgccagtccttcacagggcgacacacattcactcacacatcctcacacctatagacacttttgagtctccagtccacctaccaacgtgtgtttttagaatATTAATGGTAATATGAGTGGTGGAGAGTGACACTCCTCTGTGTGAATGGTGTTCTATAGTTCTGGGAAGTCTGGCAGATGTGTATGTGGAGGCGATTCGGAGCGGAAGCGTGCCATGCCTGGAGAATGCCGTGGAGACTCTGGCGCTGATTCAGAACGGACGCGCGGTGGACCAGGCTGTGGAGGCATACATGAGCCAGCTGTTTAAAGACCTGCGTTTACCTGTGGACCCCACAGAGCTCTCACATATCCACTCTGCAGCAGAGAAGCACGCTGTGGAGGTGTTCATCAAATCATCCTTTAACGACAGTGAGCAGACGGCTCAGATGGAGCTCATggtacagacacagacacacccacatacacacacagacacacacacacaaaaacacacagacacacccaaatacacacacacacacacacagaatacacacacacaaacacactgaaatgACTCATAAcaaaaatctctctctttcactctctactctttctctcctttctttctcggtctctcttcctctccctctgctttgtactgtctctttctctctctctttctctctgtctctctctctctttgtctctctgcctctctctctctctctcgctctctctctctctctctagaggAGGATCCAGAGCGAGTATGAGTCGTTCTCTATTCAGAACCAGGAGGAGTGTTTGAATGAGTGTCGTTCAGTACTGGAGCAAATCTTTTCTCCTCTGGAAGAAGCTCTGGCTGAAGGCGTCTTCATGCAGTCAGGAGGATACCAGGAGTATCGTGACACTCTCTCAGCCCACACGCAGGAATACAGGGAGCGCACAGGGTCACGGATAATGGTGTGTCTTATTAGTTTGTGACTTATTAAAGAGCTGTGGGGCCCAAACAAGAGAAtcacaaatcacaaaaaaaagagTTACAATTTAATTTAGTACATtaagcttttccactgcatgtatCTACTCAGCTCCGCACGGCTCGGCTCgcattagttttatttatttattattgtggtcacattagtttttatccAACTCTCAACAGCAGCTCATAACATTAAACTCTGCAGTGTTTCAAATGCTCCTCTAATTTTTGGCCGATGAAACATCTCCAGCAGGAACCGtgtgtaaaaatgaaaa is a genomic window of Hoplias malabaricus isolate fHopMal1 chromosome X1, fHopMal1.hap1, whole genome shotgun sequence containing:
- the LOC136675417 gene encoding guanylate-binding protein 1-like; the encoded protein is MEEPVCLVENVDGSLCLGEGAQYLNDITDPVVVVSVVGLYRTGKSYLMNQLAGKHTGFALGSTIESKTKGIWMWCVPHPSKPGHTLVLLDTEGLGDVDKGDSKNDAWVFCLAVLLSSTLIYNSRGTIDNTAVENLHFVTELADHIRINSPSAAAAEEDEEEPESSQFVQFFPKFIWTVRDFILELEIEKKGRVTEDQYLDFALQLKKGIGKKISDYNLPRECIRNYFPSRKCFVFPLPATQDKMSHLESLDESELWPDFLTVTRRFCDYVFKESKVKTVKGGHRVTGRMLGHLVRVYVDMISGNSVPCLENAVVVMSQIENQAAVQQGMEVYERGMEQVRSKFPVSVDEISAEHQKFSNLATTEFMKRSFKDQHGEYLRELSESVDERYTELLEENTKSSETKCRVLLSQLYSGLSEAVQRGDYTTPGGYSLYCTHRENIIREYNTHPNKGVQAEHVLEEFLKQWNVEANAILQTDNKLTENERKIEEERERAALIEQKQKAAEEKQREMERVMKVEKESNQERMQQMERKFQEERRQQQEELEKAVESKLCEQKVLLEKNYKDKAELMGLEIEQLKKEQVKSQSSFKEIFLPLVEAGKGVLSNILDYKLAKSKIKSKYLGKISSLSQNNMSKE
- the LOC136675418 gene encoding guanylate-binding protein 1-like, translating into MSSEMKEPICLISNDSEGRLCVQDDAKAVLDKITQPVVVVSVVGLYRTGKSYLMNRLAGQQTGFALGSTIESKTKGIWMWCVPHPSKPGHTLVLLDTEGLGDVDKGDEKHDTWIFCLAVLLSSTLVYNSLGVIDNHALEKLHYVTELTENIRVKAHGSDEDDAAEFMRVFPTFIWAVRDFTLQLIKDGQDITADQYLEGALQLKPGHSKQIEQYNLPRRCLRSFFAERRCFVFPRPAKDSDLRRMEELTEDDLDLTFREQAEVFCSYIFTNSKPKTVTGGRTLTGAVLGSLADVYVEAIRSGSVPCLENAVETLALIQNGRAVDQAVEAYMSQLFKDLRLPVDPTELSHIHSAAEKHAVEVFIKSSFNDSEQTAQMELMRRIQSEYESFSIQNQEECLNECRSVLEQIFSPLEEALAEGVFMQSGGYQEYRDTLSAHTQEYRERTGSRIMSEEVLSQYLKEKEMFAKTILLTDQSLTEADKRMEEERLHREHLQQKQKALEEQNRLQEQVFEDQKRTYEEHLNQLLERMERESERAREDNERVLDAKLKEQRALLEQGFRDKADSMQKEIDRLKGEMKNNDESKRSTLSTVVETVGTAVGLVMPGFLSKAFGIGASLLSRWL